The proteins below come from a single Blastocatellia bacterium genomic window:
- a CDS encoding YceH family protein, giving the protein MDALMDAIEVRVVGSLVEKQMATPEYYPLTLNALVNACNQLTGREPVVSYDERTVARALESLREKQLVWLVTAAGARVPKYEHRLSEKYNLAEQETAVLAVLMLRGPQTIGEIKGRTGRMYEFAELAEVEMTLESLMTSEPPLIVKLPRQPGTKESRYAHLLAGEVHVEEAPAAPRAEAAVLEVRAENQRLAQLESDVETLRQQLADLQQQFLEFKRQFE; this is encoded by the coding sequence ATGGATGCTTTGATGGATGCGATTGAGGTGCGAGTCGTCGGCTCGCTGGTCGAAAAGCAGATGGCGACGCCGGAGTATTATCCGCTGACACTGAATGCGCTGGTCAACGCCTGCAATCAACTGACGGGCCGCGAGCCGGTCGTCTCTTATGACGAGCGCACGGTCGCCCGCGCCCTGGAATCCTTACGCGAAAAGCAGCTCGTCTGGCTAGTCACCGCCGCCGGCGCGCGCGTGCCGAAGTACGAGCACAGGCTGTCAGAGAAGTACAATCTCGCTGAGCAGGAGACCGCCGTGCTGGCGGTCTTGATGCTGCGCGGGCCGCAGACCATCGGTGAGATCAAAGGCCGCACGGGCCGCATGTATGAATTCGCCGAGCTGGCCGAAGTCGAGATGACGCTCGAATCATTAATGACCTCCGAGCCGCCGTTAATCGTCAAGCTGCCACGCCAGCCGGGCACCAAGGAATCGCGCTACGCTCACCTGCTGGCCGGCGAAGTTCATGTCGAAGAAGCGCCCGCCGCGCCGCGCGCAGAAGCCGCCGTGCTTGAAGTGCGCGCCGAAAACCAGCGCCTCGCGCAGCTCGAAAGCGATGTCGAGACGTTGCGCCAGCAGCTCGCCGATCTGCAACAGCAGTTCCTCGAATTCAAACGCCAGTTCGAATGA
- the pfp gene encoding diphosphate--fructose-6-phosphate 1-phosphotransferase → MSAPRKLAILVGGGPAPGINAVISAAAIEAINEGFDVVGVQEGFKHLIREDASKIRPLRIEDVSRIHLDGGSVLGTARDNPTRSDQAISSVIKTLMAAGVTHLVTIGGDDTALSSSYVYEKSGHQIHTVHVPKTIDNDLPLPAHIPTFGYQTARHVGVELVRNLMEDARSTKRWYLVVAMGRKAGHLALGIGKASGATLTIIGEEFASATVPFADICDIVEGSIIKRRAMNQPYGVAILAEGLIEKLDPQELSGLQDAERDEHGHIRFAEIDLGRMVKAEVQGRFLARGIRLTITNKNIGYELRCADPIPYDAAYCRDLGYSAIRYLLAGGSGAMVSIQGGRLVPLAFADIREPETGKTRVRLVDPASEGYRVAREYMIRLTAQDFQNAVWLEKLALAASMTTAELRARFGN, encoded by the coding sequence ATGTCAGCGCCTCGCAAGTTAGCGATCCTGGTCGGCGGCGGCCCCGCGCCGGGCATCAACGCGGTCATCTCGGCTGCCGCCATCGAAGCCATCAACGAAGGCTTCGACGTCGTCGGCGTGCAGGAAGGCTTCAAACATCTCATCCGCGAAGATGCTTCGAAGATTCGCCCTCTAAGAATCGAAGACGTATCGCGCATTCATCTCGACGGCGGCTCGGTGCTCGGCACGGCTCGCGACAACCCGACCAGATCGGATCAGGCCATCTCGTCGGTCATCAAGACGTTGATGGCTGCCGGCGTCACGCACCTGGTCACCATCGGCGGCGACGACACGGCGCTGTCGTCGAGCTACGTCTACGAAAAGTCGGGCCACCAGATTCACACGGTCCATGTGCCGAAGACGATTGACAACGATTTGCCGCTGCCCGCACACATCCCGACTTTCGGCTACCAGACGGCGCGGCACGTCGGCGTCGAACTGGTGCGCAACCTGATGGAAGACGCGCGCTCGACCAAGCGCTGGTATCTGGTCGTGGCAATGGGGCGCAAGGCCGGCCACCTGGCGCTCGGCATCGGCAAAGCGTCGGGCGCGACGCTGACGATCATCGGCGAAGAGTTCGCGAGCGCGACCGTGCCGTTTGCCGACATCTGCGACATCGTCGAAGGCTCGATCATCAAGCGGCGGGCGATGAACCAGCCCTACGGCGTCGCCATACTGGCCGAGGGCTTGATCGAGAAGCTCGACCCGCAAGAGCTGTCCGGGTTACAGGACGCCGAGCGCGACGAGCACGGCCACATCCGTTTTGCCGAAATTGATCTGGGCCGCATGGTCAAGGCTGAAGTGCAGGGCCGCTTTCTGGCGCGCGGCATTCGTTTGACGATCACCAATAAAAACATCGGCTACGAGCTGCGCTGCGCCGACCCCATCCCTTACGACGCCGCTTACTGCCGCGACCTCGGCTATAGCGCCATCCGCTATTTGCTGGCCGGCGGGTCGGGCGCGATGGTCAGCATACAGGGCGGGCGGCTAGTGCCGCTGGCCTTCGCTGACATTCGCGAGCCGGAGACCGGCAAGACGCGCGTGCGCCTGGTTGACCCGGCAAGCGAAGGCTATCGCGTCGCCCGCGAATACATGATCCGGCTGACGGCGCAGGACTTTCAGAATGCGGTGTGGCTAGAGAAGCTGGCGCTCGCGGCCAGCATGACGACCGCCGAGCTGCGCGCCCGGTTCGGCAACTGA
- a CDS encoding tetratricopeptide repeat protein, which produces MKRIVVALSFLLLSTPAIAQHTGHEAAPRPVTLMEGYGELRHPVTTRNPEAQRFFDQGLRLVYAFNHEEAVRSFQQAATLDPDCAMAYWGVALALGPNINMDVDPAREKRAYEAIQKALPLAAKVSEPERAYIQALARRYSNDPKADLKKLNLDYKNAMSEVARRYPDDPDAGTFYAESIMLLSPWQYWSADGKPAESTLELVAVLEAILKRNPDHIGANHLYIHAVEASPHPEWALPSAQRLKVMTPAAGHLVHMPAHIDIRTGNYEAAARANVYGAEADRDYIKVAGAQNVYSMMYYSHNLHFLTIANCLQGRFTDAQRAAAQLEAHLKPYLSGPMGEVMLPMLDSFLPTPTIVLARFRKWDEVLASPEPDKKLKVTGAMWHFARGLAYVAAGKASDAESEQRLFIAATKTIPADSPYGFNTAPTVFKVAESLLAGKIAWLKGDKKTAIDLLKRAVEAEDALRYDEPADWQLPTRETLGGALLLSGDYAAAEPVFRAELERNPRSGRALFGLVESLKGQGKQSAAAFVQAELDAAWKNADTKLRLQDL; this is translated from the coding sequence ATGAAACGAATTGTGGTCGCTCTTTCTTTCCTGCTGTTATCCACCCCGGCAATTGCGCAGCACACCGGACACGAGGCCGCGCCCCGGCCCGTAACCTTGATGGAAGGCTACGGTGAATTGCGCCACCCGGTCACAACGCGCAACCCCGAAGCGCAGCGCTTCTTCGATCAAGGCTTGCGGCTGGTCTACGCCTTCAACCATGAAGAGGCGGTGCGCTCGTTCCAGCAGGCCGCCACGCTCGACCCCGACTGCGCGATGGCCTACTGGGGCGTGGCGCTGGCGCTGGGGCCGAACATCAATATGGACGTAGACCCGGCTCGCGAGAAGCGGGCGTATGAAGCGATTCAGAAAGCCTTGCCGCTTGCCGCCAAGGTGAGCGAGCCGGAGCGCGCTTACATCCAGGCGTTGGCCAGGCGCTATTCAAACGACCCGAAGGCCGATTTGAAGAAGCTGAATCTGGATTACAAGAACGCCATGAGCGAAGTGGCGCGGCGCTATCCCGACGACCCCGACGCCGGGACATTTTATGCCGAGAGCATCATGCTGCTCAGCCCGTGGCAGTATTGGAGCGCCGACGGCAAGCCCGCCGAAAGCACGCTTGAGCTGGTCGCCGTCCTCGAAGCCATTCTGAAACGTAACCCCGACCACATCGGCGCTAATCATCTCTACATCCATGCCGTCGAAGCGTCGCCGCACCCCGAGTGGGCGCTGCCGAGCGCGCAGCGTTTGAAAGTGATGACGCCGGCCGCCGGTCACCTCGTCCACATGCCGGCGCACATTGACATTCGCACAGGCAACTATGAAGCGGCGGCGCGCGCCAATGTCTATGGCGCAGAGGCCGACCGCGACTATATCAAGGTGGCGGGGGCGCAGAACGTCTACTCGATGATGTACTACTCGCACAACCTCCACTTTCTGACCATCGCCAACTGCTTACAGGGGCGCTTCACGGATGCGCAGCGCGCCGCGGCTCAGCTCGAAGCGCACTTGAAGCCGTATCTGAGCGGGCCGATGGGCGAAGTGATGCTGCCGATGCTCGACAGCTTCTTGCCGACGCCGACGATTGTGCTGGCGCGCTTTCGCAAGTGGGACGAGGTGCTGGCGTCGCCTGAGCCCGACAAGAAGCTGAAGGTGACCGGCGCGATGTGGCACTTTGCGCGCGGCCTGGCTTACGTCGCCGCGGGCAAAGCCAGTGACGCCGAAAGTGAGCAGAGGCTGTTCATTGCGGCGACGAAGACGATCCCTGCCGACTCGCCTTACGGGTTTAACACCGCGCCGACGGTGTTTAAAGTCGCCGAGTCGTTGCTTGCCGGCAAGATTGCATGGCTCAAGGGCGACAAGAAGACGGCGATTGATCTGTTGAAGCGGGCAGTCGAAGCCGAAGACGCATTGAGGTATGACGAGCCGGCGGATTGGCAACTGCCGACGCGCGAAACCCTGGGCGGGGCGCTGCTCTTAAGCGGCGACTACGCCGCAGCCGAGCCGGTCTTTCGCGCCGAGCTGGAAAGGAATCCGCGCAGCGGGCGGGCGCTGTTCGGGCTTGTGGAAAGCCTGAAAGGGCAGGGCAAGCAGTCAGCCGCCGCCTTCGTGCAAGCCGAGCTTGATGCGGCGTGGAAAAATGCCGACACCAAACTGCGGCTTCAGGATTTGTGA
- a CDS encoding lysozyme inhibitor LprI family protein, translated as MTKIVFAAAVVLCLLVALGGAAQAQAKKDPCDNAQTQVEINDCQAREYKKADTALNAVYKQLMTKLEDEGERAALKAAQVAWIKFRDSDCEFEAYQNKGGTIYPLIYDGCLTTLTQQRTKQLRELLKDR; from the coding sequence ATGACGAAGATTGTTTTTGCTGCCGCAGTGGTTTTATGCCTGCTGGTCGCGCTGGGCGGCGCGGCACAGGCGCAGGCGAAGAAAGACCCATGCGACAACGCCCAGACGCAGGTCGAGATAAACGACTGTCAGGCCCGCGAGTACAAGAAAGCCGATACCGCCCTGAATGCCGTTTACAAACAGTTGATGACCAAGCTGGAGGATGAAGGCGAGCGCGCGGCTCTGAAAGCGGCGCAGGTGGCATGGATCAAGTTCCGCGACTCTGACTGCGAGTTTGAAGCCTACCAGAACAAGGGCGGAACGATTTATCCGCTGATCTACGACGGCTGTTTAACGACGCTGACGCAACAGCGCACCAAGCAGTTGCGCGAGTTGCTCAAAGATCGTTGA
- the ppc gene encoding phosphoenolpyruvate carboxylase translates to MAMKEALWAPEDQTARLNEMMSDDPRLKEAPLRRDVRSLGRLLGDVLKEQAGQALFDHVERLRLLAIEHRESQAQANRPADAYQLMEQARQFVAEMSVEQAHQLTKAFATYFELTNLAETNHRKRRRRAAEILIDRPPQPGSMRGTFARMRDAGLTVDDALDLLRRIRVIPVFTAHPTEVARRTVLFKRQHITAELERLDQLPLPYAEALIAQEAIAADITAMWESDEVRRRKPTVPDEIKMGLDYYPSVLIATLPKLYDEISDALNSTYGVEVKSRELPMMIEFGSWIGGDRDGNPFVTPDATTAALEMARRVILDHYINAARELIRQLSPSDMQTAVSAEMIAALEDYAARMAPDDPSAPLRAKDEIYRRFLVFVLHRLLHARDHPQHADAYRAVGEFCGDLCLMRNSLAANKGERLAEQLLDPLIRQAQTFGFHLHTLDIRQHARVHAQAVAELSRGAEIQQTANATLPAAPAEETAALIDMLRRVAALKRAYPPQAIQSYVISGARAVEDVLSVVWLAELAGVGVAAAGDDPGLMPVPLFESIEDLRHCPEVCRALWTNADYARLLDSWGQHQEVMLGYSDSNKDGGMLTSTWEIYKAHRALHAVARECKVKLRLFHGRGGTVGRGGGPTHRAIVAQPVGAFDGALRITEQGEVLNWKYSDAVLAERNLELMIAAALEALARPGSAAADESEWEAAMEEMSRDAFAFYRERIAENEEVMTYFEQATPVLEFDEVKIGSRPARRSTRRGIEDLRAIPWVFGWMQSRHVLPAWFGVGYAMERFAARGAGEARLLETMMDDFPMFGDLIRNIEIGMAKADLTIARLYADLVEDRDLGERIFQMIVEEFERTHHIVLRIRRQSELLEKNTVLARSIRLRNPYVDPMSLIQVDLLRRKRSGEASDGLNYALAATINGIAAGLRNTG, encoded by the coding sequence ATGGCGATGAAAGAGGCCCTCTGGGCACCTGAAGATCAAACGGCGCGGCTCAACGAAATGATGAGCGACGACCCGCGGCTGAAAGAAGCGCCGCTGCGCCGCGACGTGCGCTCGCTCGGACGCTTGCTCGGCGACGTCTTGAAAGAGCAGGCCGGCCAGGCGCTATTCGATCACGTCGAACGCTTGCGCTTGCTGGCCATCGAGCATCGCGAGTCGCAGGCGCAGGCCAATCGTCCGGCGGACGCTTATCAGTTGATGGAGCAGGCGCGGCAGTTCGTCGCCGAGATGAGCGTCGAACAGGCGCACCAGTTAACGAAAGCCTTTGCCACCTACTTCGAGTTGACCAACCTGGCCGAGACCAATCACCGCAAGCGCCGTCGCCGCGCCGCTGAAATCCTGATTGACCGCCCGCCGCAGCCCGGCTCGATGCGCGGCACGTTTGCGCGCATGCGCGATGCCGGCCTGACCGTTGACGACGCGCTCGACCTGTTGCGCCGCATTCGCGTCATCCCTGTCTTCACCGCTCACCCGACAGAAGTCGCGCGCCGCACGGTCCTTTTCAAACGCCAGCACATCACCGCCGAGCTTGAGCGCCTGGATCAACTGCCCTTGCCTTACGCCGAGGCGCTGATTGCTCAGGAAGCCATCGCCGCGGACATCACGGCGATGTGGGAGTCGGACGAAGTCCGCCGCCGCAAGCCGACCGTGCCCGACGAGATCAAGATGGGGCTCGATTACTACCCGTCGGTGTTGATTGCGACGTTGCCGAAACTTTACGACGAGATCAGCGACGCGCTGAACTCGACTTATGGCGTCGAAGTGAAGTCGCGCGAGCTGCCGATGATGATCGAGTTCGGCTCGTGGATCGGCGGCGACCGCGACGGCAACCCTTTCGTCACCCCCGATGCCACAACGGCGGCGCTAGAGATGGCGCGCCGCGTCATTCTCGACCATTACATCAATGCCGCCCGCGAGCTGATTCGCCAGCTCAGTCCTTCCGATATGCAGACGGCGGTATCGGCTGAGATGATCGCCGCGCTCGAAGACTACGCGGCGCGCATGGCCCCCGATGACCCGAGCGCGCCGCTGCGCGCCAAAGACGAAATCTATCGCCGCTTCCTGGTCTTCGTGCTGCATCGTTTGTTGCACGCGCGCGATCACCCGCAACACGCGGACGCTTACCGAGCCGTCGGCGAATTCTGCGGCGACCTCTGCTTGATGCGTAACAGTTTGGCCGCGAATAAAGGCGAGCGGCTGGCCGAGCAACTGCTCGACCCATTGATTCGTCAAGCGCAGACCTTTGGCTTTCACTTGCACACGCTCGACATCCGTCAGCACGCGCGGGTTCACGCGCAGGCGGTCGCCGAGCTGTCGCGCGGCGCTGAGATTCAGCAGACGGCGAATGCGACATTGCCCGCCGCGCCTGCCGAAGAGACCGCCGCGCTGATCGATATGCTGCGGCGCGTCGCGGCGTTAAAGCGCGCCTATCCGCCGCAGGCGATTCAGAGCTATGTCATCAGCGGCGCGCGGGCGGTCGAAGATGTCTTGTCGGTTGTCTGGCTGGCCGAGCTGGCGGGCGTTGGCGTCGCCGCCGCGGGCGATGATCCGGGCCTGATGCCTGTGCCGCTGTTTGAATCTATCGAAGACCTGCGCCATTGCCCCGAGGTCTGCCGGGCGCTGTGGACGAACGCCGATTACGCGCGGCTGCTCGATTCGTGGGGCCAGCATCAGGAGGTGATGCTCGGCTATTCGGACTCGAACAAAGACGGCGGCATGCTGACCAGCACGTGGGAGATTTACAAAGCCCACCGCGCCCTGCACGCCGTGGCCCGCGAGTGCAAGGTCAAGCTGCGGCTCTTTCATGGTCGCGGCGGCACCGTCGGGCGCGGCGGCGGGCCGACGCACCGCGCCATCGTTGCGCAGCCGGTCGGCGCTTTTGATGGGGCGCTGAGAATTACCGAACAGGGCGAAGTGCTCAACTGGAAGTATTCGGACGCCGTGCTCGCCGAGCGCAATCTTGAGCTGATGATTGCGGCGGCGCTCGAAGCCCTGGCGCGGCCCGGCAGCGCTGCCGCGGATGAAAGCGAATGGGAAGCGGCGATGGAAGAGATGAGCCGCGACGCGTTCGCCTTCTACCGCGAGCGGATTGCTGAAAACGAAGAGGTGATGACCTACTTCGAGCAGGCGACGCCGGTGCTGGAGTTCGATGAAGTAAAGATCGGCTCGCGCCCGGCGCGGCGCAGCACGCGGCGCGGTATCGAAGACCTGCGCGCCATCCCCTGGGTCTTCGGCTGGATGCAGAGCCGCCACGTACTGCCCGCATGGTTCGGCGTCGGCTATGCGATGGAGCGCTTTGCGGCGCGCGGCGCGGGCGAAGCGCGATTGCTGGAAACCATGATGGATGACTTCCCGATGTTCGGTGATCTGATTCGCAACATCGAGATCGGCATGGCCAAAGCCGATCTGACCATCGCCCGCTTGTACGCCGATCTGGTCGAAGACCGTGACCTCGGCGAGCGCATCTTTCAAATGATTGTCGAAGAATTCGAGCGCACGCACCACATCGTCTTGCGCATTCGCCGGCAATCCGAGCTGCTTGAAAAGAACACGGTGCTGGCGCGCTCGATTCGCCTGCGCAACCCTTACGTTGACCCGATGAGCCTGATTCAAGTTGACCTGTTGCGCCGCAAGCGCAGCGGCGAAGCGAGCGACGGGCTGAATTATGCGCTCGCCGCGACGATCAACGGCATCGCCGCCGGCCTGCGCAATACCGGGTGA
- the pfp gene encoding diphosphate--fructose-6-phosphate 1-phosphotransferase: MAIKKIGIIVGGGPAPGTNGVIAAVAIEAINNGCTPIGFHDGFEWLAERFTDEQHELTADEVSRLHRDGGSLLGTSRTDITRDRRSLENAIAAFNKIGIDALVCIGGDDMIRSAVAIEQESGGAINVVLVPKSIDNDVWMPLPVPTLGHETARHVGVALVKNLMEDARTTVRWYFGVTMGRPTGHLTLAIGKAASATCTIIPEEFRKETIKLDDICDIIEGAIIKRRASGRDFGVVLMAEALAEHLSPEENVELQDVDRDEQGNIRVTEIDLGHMVKSEVQSRLEQRGFKVTIVDKTIGYELRCASPIPYDAEYARDLGYAAVSYLKQGGSGAMMTLQGGEAHAVPFAELIDAETGRGRRRAVDVDTESYQVARDYMVRLGPKDFTDAVWLKKLAETANLSEDEFRARFGKFAH; the protein is encoded by the coding sequence ATGGCAATCAAGAAAATCGGCATTATTGTAGGCGGCGGGCCGGCGCCGGGCACCAACGGCGTCATCGCCGCGGTCGCCATCGAGGCGATCAATAATGGCTGCACGCCCATCGGCTTTCACGACGGCTTTGAATGGCTCGCCGAGCGCTTCACAGACGAGCAGCATGAATTGACGGCGGACGAAGTCTCGCGCCTGCACCGCGACGGCGGCTCGCTGCTCGGCACCTCGCGCACAGACATCACGCGCGACCGCCGCAGCCTGGAAAATGCCATCGCGGCGTTCAACAAGATCGGCATTGACGCGCTGGTCTGTATTGGCGGCGATGACATGATTCGCAGCGCCGTCGCCATCGAACAGGAAAGCGGCGGCGCGATCAACGTCGTGCTGGTTCCCAAGAGTATAGATAACGACGTGTGGATGCCGCTGCCTGTGCCGACGCTCGGCCACGAGACGGCGCGCCACGTCGGCGTCGCGCTGGTCAAGAATTTGATGGAAGACGCGCGCACCACCGTGCGCTGGTACTTCGGCGTGACCATGGGTCGCCCCACAGGCCATCTGACGCTGGCCATCGGCAAAGCCGCCAGCGCCACCTGCACGATCATCCCCGAAGAATTTCGCAAAGAGACGATCAAACTCGACGACATCTGCGACATCATCGAAGGCGCAATCATCAAGCGCCGCGCTTCGGGGCGTGACTTCGGCGTCGTCTTGATGGCCGAAGCGCTGGCCGAGCACCTGAGCCCCGAAGAGAACGTCGAGCTTCAGGACGTAGACCGTGACGAGCAGGGCAACATCCGCGTCACCGAAATCGATCTCGGCCACATGGTGAAATCCGAAGTGCAATCGCGGCTCGAACAGCGCGGCTTCAAGGTGACGATTGTTGACAAGACCATCGGCTACGAGCTGCGCTGCGCCTCGCCCATTCCTTATGACGCCGAGTATGCGCGCGATCTCGGCTACGCCGCGGTGAGCTACTTGAAGCAGGGCGGCTCCGGGGCGATGATGACGCTGCAAGGTGGCGAGGCGCACGCGGTGCCGTTCGCCGAGCTGATCGATGCCGAGACGGGCCGCGGTCGCCGTCGCGCCGTTGACGTTGACACGGAAAGCTATCAGGTGGCGCGCGATTACATGGTTCGCCTCGGCCCCAAAGATTTCACTGACGCCGTATGGCTCAAGAAGCTGGCCGAAACCGCGAACCTGTCAGAGGATGAGTTCCGCGCCCGCTTCGGCAAGTTCGCGCACTGA